From Pagrus major chromosome 9, Pma_NU_1.0, the proteins below share one genomic window:
- the LOC141002940 gene encoding LIM domain only protein 7-like produces MAASYISSSFSCSLIQFTCMHSSPLCPFLSFCPPCSPHIQANTLPQLPKIQPPLLETPPLVFAPVDPSSGPKLVKCERWPLLGRQDPREPPDPFDYESINPDLENDDMFARRTLAFQSNTDLAMIKSHLPPKRRLYTSEPQLNIITQRHVHGGTEEDDYPDIEKDDVVYRKEKTQQVQQQRPLSGAPDNYAPMPIPEPWALPPDLKARLLCPPCPLTQEAAANKQNQVERETHPKTDDMLVRKLGVCSEESQSSLRGPSANQMPSVPSSCSEGDLQRMQAIREASRLRYKKRLLVERLAALKL; encoded by the coding sequence ATGGCTGCTTCATAtatttcctcctccttttcttgcTCCTTGATCCAGTTCACATGCATGcactcatctcctctctgtccttttctctccttttgcCCACCCTGCAGTCCTCATATCCAAGCAAACACTCTCCCACAGCTCCCAAAGATACAGCCCCCTCTGTTAGAGACCCCCCCTCTGGTGTTCGCCCCAGTAGACCCCAGCTCGGGTCCCAAACTGGTCAAATGTGAAAGGTGGCCCCTCCTGGGCCGTCAAGACCCCCGGGAGCCCCCAGACCCCTTTGACTATGAGAGCATTAACCCTGACTTGGAGAATGATGACATGTTTGCCAGGCGAACCCTGGCCTTCCAGTCTAACACAGACTTGGCTATGATAAAGTCTCACCTGCCCCCCAAACGCCGTCTCTACACGTCTGAACCGCAACTCAACATCATCACCCAACGACACGTGCACGGCGGCACCGAGGAGGACGATTATCCTGATATCGAGAAGGACGATGTGGTTTATCGTAAGGAGAAGACCCAGCAGGTTCAGCAACAACGGCCACTCTCAGGAGCCCCTGACAACTATGCCCCAATGCCCATCCCAGAGCCATGGGCTCTGCCTCCTGATCTCAAGGCCAGACTCCTGTGCCCCCCATGTCCTCTGACCCAGGAGGCAGCAGCAAATAAACAGAATCAGGTTGAGAGGGAGACACATCCTAAAACAGATGACATGCTTGTCAGGAAACTTGGAGTTTGTTCTGAGGAGAGTCAGAGCTCACTGAGAGGcccatcagccaatcagatgccCTCAGTGCCCTCTTCCTGCAGTGAAGGCGACCTGCAGAGAATGCAGGCGATCAGGGAAGCCAGTCGGCTGAGATATAAGAAGAGGCTTCTGGTGGAGAGGCTGGCTGCTCTGAAGTTGTAA